The DNA segment TACAACGAAGTATCTTATGTCCAGCCCGTGAATATTGTCACGATTCCGTCGTTTTGGTACAACAACACGCTGAATTATAAAACTTTTATGGTACCGGGAATTTTGGTGTTGTTGGTTACGATGCTCACGCTGTTTTTGTCTTCGATGAACATTGTCCGCGAAAAAGAAATAGGTACTTTAGAACAAATCAACGTGACGCCCATTCGAAAATACCAGTTTATTGTCGGGAAATTGTTTCCTTTCTGGGTGTTGGGCTTGGTGATTTTGACCGTTGGACTGATCATTGCCCGAGTCATTTTCAGCGTTCCCATTTTAGGAAGCATTGGCTTGATTTATTTCTTTACCTCGGTTTATTTGTTGGTCATTCTCGGCATTGGATTAATTATTTCCAACTATTCGGACACGCAACAACAGGCAATGTTTATTGCCTGGTTTTTCACGGTTATCTTCATCTTGATGAGCGGATTGTTTACCCCAATCGAAAGTATGCCTCAATGGGCACAAAACCTGACGTTGCTCAATCCTATCCGTTATTTTGTGGAAATTATCCGAATGGTAATGCTCAAAGGAGCCACGTTTTCGGATATTTCGAGACCTTTTTTTATCATTTTTTTCTATGCGTTTACGTTAAATGGAATCGCGGTTTGGACATATAAAAAAGTGAATTAACGGTTCTTGTCTGCTTTTTTTAGGGTACCACAACCTAGGCTTTGAGTGGGCTTTGAGTAGGCTTATCCCTATAGTATTCGTACTCTATGTCTCGTCTGTTGAAAACAGTCGATTAGAAGTTTCTTGCTTGTATTAATTAATTTTGTTTAGGCATAGCTTCAATATTGCCGAGTCCTAAAAGGGTTATTTTTTCTCGGACATTTTCATTTCCTCGACCTTTGTTTTTATTGCATTTTGAATCTCGGGAATGTATTTTTGCATCATAATTTCCATAAGATCTTTTGAAATATCGGGTGTCACTTTAATGAATTTCTGACCCGACGGTGATTTGTAGAAAGCGATGTAATCATTAATTTCTTTTTGGGAAAAGTATTTGTCGTACAATGCCACCATGTCTTCGTCCATCATTTTCTTCAAAATCACCTTAGTAGTTTGCATTGTGGCTTTCATCAATTCATTGGAACGGGCATTTGCCAATGAATCATTTATTGGATGTTGGCTTTTCATTTGGTTAATCATCGAAGGAATCATTGTACTAAACATTTTGTCCATTATGGAGTCTTGTTGCATGACATGAAACAATTCCTTGATTGATTCTTGCTTGGTCTGCGAATACCCCATCAAGGACGGAATACAAATCATTAAAACTAAAATTACTTTTTTCATTGTTGGTGTTGTTAAAAATTAAGAATCGTTTTTATTTCGTTCAGACTTTATTGTAAATCCCAAATATACCCATTTTATCTCACTTGCAATTAATCCTACAATTTTATTTTCAATAAAAGGAAAGATTTTTTGCATTAAAAGACACGGACATTTAGTGTTATAAAAACTAATTAGTAACTTTAGGGTTGCCATGAAGAAACCTCCAAAATACAGACTTTCCAAAGCCGAGTCGGCATTCGTGCAAGGACCATTGTCCCGATTGGAGGAATTATTTTTTGTTTTCAAGGTGCTTTTTAGTTTTATTAGGGCTTTTCGTAAAATGCATTTTATTGGGCCTTGCGTCACCATTTTTGGGTCGGCGCGTTTTGGTCCCGAAATGGATCATTACAAAGATGCCGAAAAGATTGGCGCTGCCATGGCCAAACTGGGTTTTACCGTGATGACGGGTGGTGGTCCTGGAATTATGGAAGCGGCCAACAAAGGCGCTTTTGAAGCCGGTGGTTATTCCGTGGGTTGCAACATTGTGCTGCCCGTGGAGCAAAAACCAAACAAGTATCTCCACAAATGGATTTATATTCCCTATTTTTTTGTCAGGAAAGTGATTCTGGTCAAATATTCCTTCGCTTTCATCGTGATGCCGGGTGGAATTGGCACTCTCGACGAATTGTTTGAAGCCCTGACTTTAATCCAAAACAACATGATTGCCGGCTTTCCTGTCGTGATTTTTGACACCGAATACCACAAAGATTTGTGCGAACACATTGACATGATGGTCAAACACGAAAGCATTAGTCCAGAAGACATGAAATTACTTTTTGTGACGGATTCTGTTCCCGATTTGGTGGCACATATCGAAAAGCACGCCATCAAAAAGTTTGGCTTGAGAAAGATTCAATATAAACCAAAATGGTGGTTTGGAGAGAGCAGGCGGTGAGAAATTGTTGTTTTTTGTGATTGCGTTTCTTTTTTATAGACCTATGCGACTATAAGCTGGCGAAGTCTCCCGACTTCGTATCAATTGCTATTTGCCGTTACAATTTAAAAGTTTTGTTTTATGTTCCTGCGTTTGTTGCTTTTTGGAATGGCTACGAAGTCGGGAGACTTCGCAGAGCAATCATAGAATTTAATACTATTTTTTAAGAAAGACTTCGGGTAGCGGGGGAATGGCTACGAAGTCGGGAGATTTTGCGTAGTAATCCTAGAACTTAATACTATTTTTCAAGAAAGACTTCGGGTAATTGGGGGAAAATAATGTTTTTGTTTTTCCTTTTTTGGGGTTTGGTTAATTACAGTTATTTATTTTTAGCTTCAGCTTTGCCAAATGATTTTTCAATTTCTAACATTTCAGCCAAGAATCTCATTCCATTATTTCATAATTTGTACTTCTTCCTCCTGCAGTTTCTTTTTGCAGCATATTTTTGTCAATCAAATCATTTATGTCTCGGATAGCAGTATCTTTTGAGCATTTGGCAATCTTTGCCCATTTTGATGATGTCAGTTTTCCATCCAATCCGTCCAATAATTTATTTAAAAGTTTCTTCTGTCTTTCATTGATCAAAGTTTTGGAATGCTTAGTCCAGAAGTCGGCTTTGAATAAAACTTTAACCAATGTTTCATCGGTCGATTGTAAAGAATGTATCAGGCAGTTCAAAAACCAGCTCATCCATTCTGTTAGATCAAGATTCCCTTTTTGTGTCTTTTCAAGTATTTCATAATACTGCTTTCTTTCTATTCGGATTTGTGCAGACATACTATAAAAACGTTGATTCGTTTTATCCGATTGTGCCAATACCATATCGGTCAACGCCCTTGTTATCCTGCCATTTCCATCTTCAAATGGGTGGATGGTTACAAACCATAAGTGGGCAATAGCTGCTTTTAGTACCAAATCTATTTTTGAATTAGTATTGAACCAATCTAAAAACTGATTCATCTCTTTTTCGACCAATATCGAATCTGGCGCTTGAAAATGTACTTTCTCCTTACCCAAAGCTCCCGACACCACTTGCATTGCCCCAGTGGTATCTTTTCGCCAATCGCCAACAGTAATTTTATACATTCCGCTTCTTCCTGTAGGGAATAATGCTGCCTGCCAATCGAATAGTCTTTCGGCTATTAGCGGTTCAAAGCAATTTTGTGTGGCATCCAATAGCATTTCGACTACACCATCAACATTCCTGTCCGACTCAACAGAACCAACGATTTCCATCCCCAATTTGCGGGCGATAGAGGAACGAACTTGATCCGGATTCAAATATTCTCCTTCTATTTCTGATGATTTTAATACATCAAGTGTCAATGTGTCAAGCAAGGCTTCACTCCTTAGGTCGAATCCCAAAGATTCCATTTTCCCTATGAGTCTTCCTTGCAAATTTCTCGCCTCACTCAACAAATGGATTACTTCATCAGTATTCCAAGTGAAATTGGGCCAATTGTCTTTTTGATGGATAAAAAGTGTCATTCGTTGCAAATTTTACGGCGAATATACACTTTATTCGTCGCATTTTATAAATTATCGTTGCATTTTTTGCGTTGTTTAAACGGCTTATTCGTTGCAAAGTCGATTTTTTATACTTGCAGAAAGGATTTTTCGGGTTGGAGAAGAAGTGGATTTTTGCACAGCACCTTGAGAATTTTAAGAACTTTTTTCTTTTATGGAACACTTCGGGGAGCAATCCAAGACACCAAAAACAACTTACGATCTGTTGTATGCTGTGCGAAGTCTCCCGACTTCGTCCCCATTGCTATTTGCCTTTACAATTTGTTGCCATTTTTTGAGTCTCCCTTTGTTTCTTGTGTTTGTTGCTTATTGTAATAGCTACGAAGTCGGGAGACTTCGCAGAGCAATCCTAAATTTAATGATGTTTATTTTTTAAGGAAGACTTCGAGGAGCGGGGTACCACAACCTAGGCTTTGAGTGGGCTTTGAGTAGGCTTATCTCTATAGCATTCGTACTCCATGTCTCGTCTGTTGAAAACAGTCGATTAGAAGTTTCTTGCTTGTATTCAATTAATTTTGTTTAGGCATAGCTTCAATATTGCCAAGTCCTAAAAGGGTTATTTTTTCTCGGACATTTTCATTTCCTCGACCTTTGTTTTTATTGCATTTTGAATCTCGGGAATGTATTTTTGCATCATAATTTCCATAAGATCTTTCGAAATATCGGGTGTCACTTTAATGAATTTCTGGCCCGACGGTGATTTGTAAAAAACGATGTAATCATTAATTTCTTTTTGGGAAAAGTATTTGTCGTACAATGCCACCATATCTTCGTCCATCATTTTCTTCAAAATCACCTTAGTGGTTTGCATTGTGGCTTTCATCAATTCATTGGAACGGGCATTTGCCAATGAATCATTTATTGGATGTTGGCTTTTCATTTGGTTAATCATCGAAGGAATCATGGAGTTAAACATTTTGTCCATTATGGAGTCTTGTTGCATTACATGAAACAACTCCTTGATTGATTCTTGCTTGGTCTGCGAATACCCCATCAGCAACGGCATACAAATCATTAAAATTAAAATTACTTTTTTCATTATTGTTTGTTGTTAAATATTGATAATTGTTTGAATAGTGCTTATTTCCGCAGTTTGTAATCCGATAGGATTGATTTTTTTGCGTGTAGAAGAGTTGTAAATATTGTTTTATATATTTATTTCTTTATCATTTGCTTGTTTACAAGCAAAAGTTCTTGATTAATTGCTTTGTACTGTTTTGTGTTTTTGGAATCTTCCAAATCTTTTTCCGGAATCCAGTAAGTTGGGAAAAGTTTCTCCTTCTTTTTATAATCTTCCAGCATATATCTACCAGTTAATTTCCACATTGTTTTAAGGCTGTTGACATGCTTTTCTGAAAGTTGTGGAAATTCATTAGGATAATCTGCTCGCAATCTTGCCATAATTTCGCGATGTTTTCTAAAATATTCCTCTTTATCTATGGCTTTATTTTGGTATTGATCGAGTAATTCTTTTTTTTCAGGAGCGTATTTTTTAACAAATAAATCTACTTCTGATGAAGCTTCTTTCCAAATATTGTGATAGATTTTTAAATCTGGTACACTTTCCCAATAAAAATTAACCAAACCAATATCTATTTTAGTCAGTGCCATGTGGTCGATATCGCCCCTTTCTATTTGTTCCAAATAATGATTGACCAACACATAATTTGATTCCAGTTCCAATTCTGTTTTTTTGTTGGTCAATTCGTTTAAAGTGTAGTTGGTGTAATCCGTGATCTTGTTTTTTTGTGTGCTGCAATTGATGAAAGCAAAAGCGATTAGGATTAAGGTAATTTTTTTCATAGTTGTTTTGTTTTCTGTATTTGTTGCTTATGTTTGACATTGTTTGGCTACACGAGCTATAAACTCTCGCTAGCGGGGGTAGCAGAAGTTTATTTTTTATAAAAGAAATATCCTTCTTCGATTATTGGTTGCCAATTCTCGTTTTTCAACTTTTCAATTTTAAGATTATCAAACAATTTTTTAGAACCTGAAATTGTCATTGTAAATTGTTCTCTATTTTTTTTATTGTTTTCATTGGCGATATATACTAGGTTGTATTCACCGTAGTTAACTATTTTTTCTATATAGGGTTTAAGATATTCGCTAATTGCCTTTGGATGTGGGAATCGTTCAGATTTTTTAAATCCGATTTCAAAGCTGCCTTCAAACTTAAATTGAGGAGCATAATCAAATAAGAATTTTGGATTATTTTTCTGTTGCTTTAAATAATTTACATACTCACTTTTGTTGCTGAAACTCTTTTCCTCATATGAGTAATCGAAAGAATTGTTTTCATTCAATTTTGAAATTTGATTAAGATCAAATTTATATGTATGACCATCATGGGTCATTGCACTTTTTAGCGTTGGATTTATTGTCCAAGAACCTATTTCATCATAATTTTTAATGACAGTTAACATAAAATTTGGGGTCTCAAAAGAATTTTTTACTTCATCGCCCAATTTTAAAATTTTAATAAATTCAACTATTGAAGCCGAGTCTTCGATTATAAAATTATATTTTTCGTATGTTTTACTTTTATCGTATTGAGGATATCTTCCAATTATTTTGGTTTTTGAATCTACCTTTAATGTGTCAAACAATACTTTTTGACTAAAAACTTGACTTGTTAGTGCAAGTGAAATTAATATTAATATTTTTCTCATTTGTGAATTTAAATTTCTGCCAACTTATGGATAGGTCTGACAAAGTCATACCTATTTGGCCAATATTTAGATGTCATTATCTAAGGATGTTTTTTTTCAATCCCAAATATACCCATTTTATCTCACTTGCAATTAATCCTACAATTTTATTTTCAATAAAAGGAAAGATTTTTGCATAAAATGAAGCAACGATTGAGATTATAAAAAAACTAATTAGTAACTTAAAGGTTGCCATGAAGAAACCTCCAAAATACAGACTTTCCAAAGCCGAGTCGGCATTCGTGCAAGAACCATTGTCCCGATTGGAAGAATTATTTTTTGTTGTCAAGGTGCTTTTTAGTTTTATTAGGGCTTTTCGAAAGATGCATTTTATAGGGCCTTGCGTCACCATTTTTGGGTCGGCGCGTTTTGGTCCCGAAATGGATCATTACAAAGATGCCGAAAAGATTGGCGCTGCCATGGCCAAACTGGGTTTTACCGTGATGACGGGTGGTGGTCCTGGAATTATGGAAGCGGCCAACAAAGGCGCTTTTGAAGCCGGTGGTTATTCCGTGGGTTGCAACATTGTGCTGCCCGTGGAGCAAAAACCAAACAAGTATCTCCACAAATGGATTTATATTCCCTATTTTTTTGTCAGGAAAGTGATTCTGGTCAAATATTCCTTCGCTTTCATCGTGATGCCGGGTGGAATTGGCACTCTCGACGAATTGTTTGAAGCCCTGACTTTAATCCAAAACAACATGATTACCGGCTTTCCTGTCGTGATTTTTGACACCGAATACCACAAAGATTTGTGCGAACACATTGACATGATGGTCAAACACGAAAGCATTAGTCCAGAAGACATGAAATTACTTTTTGTGACGGATTCTGTTCCCGATTTGGTGGCACATATCGAAAAGCACGCCATCAAAAAGTTTGGCTTGAGAAAGATTCAATATAAACCAAAATGGTGGTTTGGAGAGAGCAGGCGGTGAGAAATTGTTGTTTTTTGTGATTGCGTTTCTTTTTTATAGACCTATGCGACTATAAGCTGGCGAAGTCTCCCGACTTCGTACACATTGCACCCTGCTAATTATATGAACTTTTTCTTTTTATGGAACACTTCGAGGAGCGGGGTAAATAAGAGTTTTTTTTATCTTTAATTACTATTTGTTTTTTGATACTTTTTTTAATTTATACCGAATATAAACTACTGAAATGTAATTACTTAAATTATTTTAGTAGCTAATTAATCCTTAAATTACAACGTGATTCTTGCGTCACCTGATTCCTTACAATTCAACTTTAAACACTATTAAAATTGTCTTATTTACAGCATACATATTTTAATTAAAATTCTATAGAAAATAAATTAGCATTATGAAAAATTTCAAAATACTCTTATTTCCAATACTATTTTTTCTCATTTCATTTGCGGGTTTAGCGCAACAAGGAAACGGAGGATGGTCTGGGAACAATAGTTACAGCCGTCTTTTTAATCCAAAAACTATTGTCGAATTAAAAGGCACAATTACCAGTATCGAAAAAATAATTCCTACCAAAGGAATGTCAAATGGTATTCATTTGACTATAAAAATAGCTAAAAAAGAAAGCTATTCCGTTCATCTTGGCCCACAATGGTATCTTGACAATCAGTCCATTAAATTTAGAATTGGCGATGTTATCATCGTGAAAGGATCTCAAATTACCTATAAAAATGCTCCCACAATCATTGCTGTTACTGTTGAAAAAGGTAAAACCATTTTAACACTTAGAGACAAAAATGGTTTTCCGGTTTGGAGTGGTGGTGGGAATCGTAGCAATAATTAATACTTTGAAAAAGTGCTTTAGTTTTGAAGCACTTTTTTATAAATAATCATACTGAAAAGTATGTACTAAAATACTTTCAGAAAATTCACTGTGGATTATTCCGTAAGGATTTTACATTGGTAACTCATCAATTTATCGCAACTTTAATGCGGGATAAAAATATTGTATTTCAGGTAGTCAGGATTATGAATTAGATTATTTCATTTTTTATGCGTCAATGTAACAGTTGTTACTGAACAAAAAATCCTACCCATATATCTTTGCCCCATAATCAAGAACAATCATTATGAGGAAAATAAATTTACTATTGCTAATTGGAACGCTTTCCGTATCGGCTTTGGGTTTTGGGCAAGACACCTTGACGATTTCCAAAAAAGACATCGGGCAAATAGCCAAGGACAAAAACCTGCAACTCCAGATTGCGAATCAAGCCTTCAAATCGGCACAGGCTGATTACCGACAATCCAATGCCTTGTTTTTGCCCAGCATCACGGCATCGCACACCGCGATTTCCACCACCAATCCCTTGATGGCTTTTGGATCCAAATTGAACCAGGAAGTGTTGACGGCTTCGGATTTTAATCCCGCTTTGTTGAATGATCCTGCCGTAACCCAAAACTATGCCACCAAAATCGAGGTTTTGCAACCGCTGATCAACGTGGATGGTTTGTACGGTCGCCAAGCCGCCAAGTCCAAAATGGAAGCCTTTCAATTGCAAACCGAACGCACGGGAGAATATTTGGCTTTGGAAGTCAACAAATCTTTTATGCAACTGCAATTGGCCTACAAAGCCGTAAAAGTTTTGGAAAAAGCAAATGCCACGGCAGATGCCAATTTGAAACTAATCGAGAATTATTTCAAGCAAGGCATCCTTCAAAAAACAGATGTATTGTCGGTACAAGTTCGTGTGAACGAAATCAAAAACCAATTGCAATACGCCAAAAGCAATGTGCAAAACGCTTCGGATTATTTGGCTTTTCTTCTCAATGAAGACAACACGAATAAAGTATATAAACCATTGGAAGAGTTGGATAATACTATTTCCATTTCAAGTAACAATACAACACTTTCCAGCAACCGAAAAGACATTTTGGCGATGGATAAATCTTCCGAAGCTTACGCCAAAATGTATCAATCGAGCAAGATGAATTTCCTGCCCAGCTTGAATGCTTTTGGAAGTTACGAATTGTACGACGACACCCTTTTTGGAACGAATGCTCAAGGGTATTTGGTAGGCGCGCAATTGTCCTGGAAAGTTTTCGACGGTTACAAATCGATCGGGAAAATGGAAAAAGCCAAAGCGGAATATCAAAAAGCGAAAGTGGAAACCCAACAATACAAATCGCAAAGCCAACTGGAACTCAACAAAACGAATCGCCAATTAAAAGACGCCGAAAACAAGGTGAATCTGGAAAAATTGGCCTTGGAACAATCGCAAGAAGCGTATCGAATCAGAAGCAACCGTTTCACACAGGGCTTAGAAAAAACCACCGATTTGTTGCAAGCGGAAACCCAAATGTTCCAGAAGGAACTACAGTTGCTGCAAGCGGTTTTTGAATATGATTTTACACAGGAGTATTTGCAGTTTTTGACTAAATAGTATTAAGACTGGAGTATTAAGTATTAAGATTTTAGAATAAAGAGTAAAGAAATAAAAATTTAAACGCATAGAATCATAGAAAAAAAGAGTTGGATAGCCCAATTCTTGGGTTCACATAGCTATGATTTACTATCACAAAGTGAAACGTCTTTCAAAATTGACACGATCTATGTTTCTATGCGTTAAAAAAATAAGTTGAATTGTCCTCAAAAGGGTAATGAATACATAAAAGAAAAAACAACTAATTAAAGTTATCAATATGAAAAAAATAATAGCCATCCTTTCCATTTCCGCAGTTTTATTAACTTCTTGTGGAGGCGACAAAAAAGAACAAATTACCAAAGAACCTGCCATAGCCGTAAAAGTAAGCGGCGTTTCTGAAAACACCGAAGGCGGATTTATAACTGCCAGCGGAAAAATAGAAGCCGAAAACTCGGCTAATCTAAGCACCCGAATGATGGGTTACGTGACCAAAATTCACGTGAAAGTGGGACAAAAAGTTGGAGCGGGGCAATTGTTGGTCAGCATCAACAACAGCGATTTGCAAGCCAAAAAAGCGCAAGTGGATGCCAGTATTCTGCAAGCCACAGCGGGTTACAACAATGCCAAAAAAGATTACGATCGTTTTGTGAATTTGTTCAAACAACAATCGGCTTCCCAAAAAGAATTGGACGATATGACGGCTCGCTACGAAATGGCGAAAGCTGGATTGGAAGGTGCGAAACAAATGCGAAACGAAGTGATTTCACAGTTTTCATACTCGAATATCACGGCTCCCTTTTCGGGAACGGTAACCAATACTTTTGTAAAAGAAGGCGATATGGCCAATCCTGGAATGCCGTTGGTGAGCGTGGAAGGCGCAACAAGATTACAAGTAACCGCAATGGTTTCGGAAAACAATATTGCCGCCATCAAAAAAGGAATGTCCGTGAAAGTTTTGGTAAAATCATCCAACGCCAATCTAACCGGAAAAGTAAGCGAAGTGAGTTCGTCTGCAACGAATACGGGCGGACAATATTTGGTAAAAATCAATTTAGACAAAACGGATTCGTCCGTGTTGTCGGGAATGTTTGTCAACGTAC comes from the Flavobacterium limnophilum genome and includes:
- a CDS encoding DUF2059 domain-containing protein, with the translated sequence MKKVILVLMICIPSLMGYSQTKQESIKELFHVMQQDSIMDKMFSTMIPSMINQMKSQHPINDSLANARSNELMKATMQTTKVILKKMMDEDMVALYDKYFSQKEINDYIAFYKSPSGQKFIKVTPDISKDLMEIMMQKYIPEIQNAIKTKVEEMKMSEKK
- a CDS encoding TIGR00730 family Rossman fold protein, which produces MKKPPKYRLSKAESAFVQGPLSRLEELFFVFKVLFSFIRAFRKMHFIGPCVTIFGSARFGPEMDHYKDAEKIGAAMAKLGFTVMTGGGPGIMEAANKGAFEAGGYSVGCNIVLPVEQKPNKYLHKWIYIPYFFVRKVILVKYSFAFIVMPGGIGTLDELFEALTLIQNNMIAGFPVVIFDTEYHKDLCEHIDMMVKHESISPEDMKLLFVTDSVPDLVAHIEKHAIKKFGLRKIQYKPKWWFGESRR
- a CDS encoding TIGR00730 family Rossman fold protein, with amino-acid sequence MKKPPKYRLSKAESAFVQEPLSRLEELFFVVKVLFSFIRAFRKMHFIGPCVTIFGSARFGPEMDHYKDAEKIGAAMAKLGFTVMTGGGPGIMEAANKGAFEAGGYSVGCNIVLPVEQKPNKYLHKWIYIPYFFVRKVILVKYSFAFIVMPGGIGTLDELFEALTLIQNNMITGFPVVIFDTEYHKDLCEHIDMMVKHESISPEDMKLLFVTDSVPDLVAHIEKHAIKKFGLRKIQYKPKWWFGESRR
- a CDS encoding TolC family protein, with the protein product MRKINLLLLIGTLSVSALGFGQDTLTISKKDIGQIAKDKNLQLQIANQAFKSAQADYRQSNALFLPSITASHTAISTTNPLMAFGSKLNQEVLTASDFNPALLNDPAVTQNYATKIEVLQPLINVDGLYGRQAAKSKMEAFQLQTERTGEYLALEVNKSFMQLQLAYKAVKVLEKANATADANLKLIENYFKQGILQKTDVLSVQVRVNEIKNQLQYAKSNVQNASDYLAFLLNEDNTNKVYKPLEELDNTISISSNNTTLSSNRKDILAMDKSSEAYAKMYQSSKMNFLPSLNAFGSYELYDDTLFGTNAQGYLVGAQLSWKVFDGYKSIGKMEKAKAEYQKAKVETQQYKSQSQLELNKTNRQLKDAENKVNLEKLALEQSQEAYRIRSNRFTQGLEKTTDLLQAETQMFQKELQLLQAVFEYDFTQEYLQFLTK
- a CDS encoding DUF2059 domain-containing protein, with amino-acid sequence MKKVILILMICMPLLMGYSQTKQESIKELFHVMQQDSIMDKMFNSMIPSMINQMKSQHPINDSLANARSNELMKATMQTTKVILKKMMDEDMVALYDKYFSQKEINDYIVFYKSPSGQKFIKVTPDISKDLMEIMMQKYIPEIQNAIKTKVEEMKMSEKK
- a CDS encoding Fic family protein, with the protein product MTLFIHQKDNWPNFTWNTDEVIHLLSEARNLQGRLIGKMESLGFDLRSEALLDTLTLDVLKSSEIEGEYLNPDQVRSSIARKLGMEIVGSVESDRNVDGVVEMLLDATQNCFEPLIAERLFDWQAALFPTGRSGMYKITVGDWRKDTTGAMQVVSGALGKEKVHFQAPDSILVEKEMNQFLDWFNTNSKIDLVLKAAIAHLWFVTIHPFEDGNGRITRALTDMVLAQSDKTNQRFYSMSAQIRIERKQYYEILEKTQKGNLDLTEWMSWFLNCLIHSLQSTDETLVKVLFKADFWTKHSKTLINERQKKLLNKLLDGLDGKLTSSKWAKIAKCSKDTAIRDINDLIDKNMLQKETAGGRSTNYEIME
- a CDS encoding efflux RND transporter periplasmic adaptor subunit, which codes for MKKIIAILSISAVLLTSCGGDKKEQITKEPAIAVKVSGVSENTEGGFITASGKIEAENSANLSTRMMGYVTKIHVKVGQKVGAGQLLVSINNSDLQAKKAQVDASILQATAGYNNAKKDYDRFVNLFKQQSASQKELDDMTARYEMAKAGLEGAKQMRNEVISQFSYSNITAPFSGTVTNTFVKEGDMANPGMPLVSVEGATRLQVTAMVSENNIAAIKKGMSVKVLVKSSNANLTGKVSEVSSSATNTGGQYLVKINLDKTDSSVLSGMFVNVQFPVENAIQTTKTEMVLVPETALVKQGQLTGIYTIGTGNVAILRWLRTGKTFGNQVEVLSGLSANEQYIVSAEGKLYNGALVSVQ
- a CDS encoding ABC transporter permease — protein: MKTILFIIQKEFRQIFRNKAMLPIIFVLPLVQLLILSNAASFEIKNIKFSYIDNDHSVASRELVSKFEASQYFNIIESFASKKEADFNMQTGKVDVILEIPNHFERDLITENKTNLSVSINAIDGAAAGVESVYISQIINGFNQKIQTQLYQYNEVSYVQPVNIVTIPSFWYNNTLNYKTFMVPGILVLLVTMLTLFLSSMNIVREKEIGTLEQINVTPIRKYQFIVGKLFPFWVLGLVILTVGLIIARVIFSVPILGSIGLIYFFTSVYLLVILGIGLIISNYSDTQQQAMFIAWFFTVIFILMSGLFTPIESMPQWAQNLTLLNPIRYFVEIIRMVMLKGATFSDISRPFFIIFFYAFTLNGIAVWTYKKVN